A stretch of the uncultured Trichococcus sp. genome encodes the following:
- a CDS encoding NAD(P)/FAD-dependent oxidoreductase, which produces MKKRIIIVGGGSSGLMAACTAAEAGAEVTLLEQNPSLGKKLLLTGGGRCNVTNNRPEEEIIRHIPGNGKFLHSSFTQFSQYDIMTFFIERGVALKEEDHGRMFPVTDKARTILEAFIEELKRLQVQIRTNIKVERILIENGQVHGVRLEDGEILTGDRIILATGGKALPRTGSKGDGYKFAKVAGHTITELYPTEAPITSDADFIRSNELKGLSLRNVALSIKNKKGKTVVSHQMDMIFTHFGVSGPAALRCSMFVHQTMKRDKTDSITMSLDVLPELSLGAVEHQLQKLIKDQPEKSIKNGWKDLMPERYLLFGCSRAAIDPQKSLKELTPKEIKAFADFCKNFTFEVNGTHPLDKAFVTGGGVSTKEINPKTMESKLTRGLYFCGELIDYNGYTGGYNITGAFVTGHTAGQHAAADVNE; this is translated from the coding sequence ATGAAAAAACGCATCATCATTGTCGGTGGAGGTTCAAGCGGTCTGATGGCAGCTTGCACGGCTGCCGAAGCAGGGGCCGAAGTGACGCTCCTCGAACAAAATCCCAGTCTCGGAAAAAAATTGCTTTTGACGGGCGGCGGACGTTGCAACGTCACCAACAACCGGCCTGAAGAGGAAATCATCCGGCACATTCCTGGAAACGGAAAATTCCTGCACAGCAGCTTCACCCAATTCAGTCAATACGATATTATGACCTTCTTTATCGAACGCGGAGTTGCCCTGAAAGAAGAGGACCACGGCCGGATGTTCCCCGTCACGGACAAAGCCAGGACCATCCTGGAGGCATTCATTGAAGAACTGAAGCGGCTGCAGGTCCAGATCCGGACCAACATCAAAGTGGAACGCATCCTGATCGAAAACGGACAGGTTCACGGTGTCCGTTTGGAGGATGGCGAAATCCTCACGGGCGATCGGATCATTTTGGCTACCGGCGGGAAGGCCCTGCCGCGCACAGGATCCAAAGGCGACGGCTATAAGTTCGCCAAGGTCGCTGGGCACACCATCACGGAACTGTACCCGACAGAAGCACCGATCACATCCGATGCGGATTTCATCCGCTCAAACGAATTGAAGGGCCTGTCCTTGCGCAATGTTGCCCTCAGCATCAAAAACAAAAAAGGCAAAACGGTTGTATCCCACCAAATGGACATGATTTTCACCCACTTCGGCGTGTCCGGACCCGCTGCTTTGCGTTGTTCGATGTTTGTCCACCAAACAATGAAGCGTGATAAAACAGATTCCATCACGATGTCCCTGGATGTCCTTCCGGAACTTTCATTGGGTGCCGTAGAGCACCAGTTGCAAAAGCTCATCAAGGATCAACCGGAAAAAAGCATCAAAAACGGCTGGAAAGACCTGATGCCGGAACGCTACCTGTTGTTCGGCTGCAGCCGGGCCGCCATCGATCCGCAGAAGTCATTGAAGGAATTGACTCCGAAAGAAATCAAAGCTTTCGCCGACTTCTGCAAAAATTTCACCTTCGAAGTGAACGGCACGCATCCTTTGGATAAAGCATTTGTCACCGGCGGGGGCGTCTCCACGAAGGAAATCAATCCTAAGACGATGGAAAGCAAGTTGACTCGGGGTCTTTATTTCTGCGGTGAACTGATCGACTACAACGGCTATACAGGCGGTTACAACATCACTGGCGCCTTTGTTACGGGGCACACAGCCGGCCAGCACGCTGCTGCGGATGTGAACGAATAA
- a CDS encoding class I SAM-dependent rRNA methyltransferase, whose amino-acid sequence MKKITITQISEKKIKAGNPLLQMEDFPNGLSFAEGEVVELVDSRQTFVAKAYLAKQNKGVGWVFSLDSADSFNEPFFKVKFEKAKRKRADLQSDPETTTYRLFNAEGDGIPGVTIDHYDGFAVVSWYSEGIFHYQAAIIAAFQAIFPETKGIYEKFRYQRKDGLISRFVTGEEAPVPLIVKENGINYATYLDDGLMTGIFLDQREVRGALTERYAAGKRVLNTFSYTGAFSVAAAMGGAIETTSVDVANRSLERTKEQFAVNNLDGEKQKIYVMDVFDFIRYAIRKELQYDVTIIDPPSFARTKKRTFSVTKDYTQLLEELIQITAPDGTLIVSSNAANYKEKNFKQDIAQAFKNSHCDYRILETFHLPGDFAVPAGSQTSDYLKVFIIKKLVK is encoded by the coding sequence ATGAAAAAAATTACAATTACGCAAATAAGCGAAAAAAAAATCAAGGCAGGGAATCCCTTGCTCCAGATGGAAGATTTTCCGAACGGACTTAGCTTCGCTGAGGGCGAGGTCGTCGAGCTGGTCGATTCCCGCCAAACGTTCGTCGCAAAAGCCTATTTGGCCAAACAGAACAAAGGCGTCGGTTGGGTATTTTCATTGGACAGCGCGGATAGTTTCAATGAACCTTTCTTCAAAGTCAAGTTCGAAAAAGCCAAACGCAAGCGTGCCGACCTGCAGTCGGACCCGGAAACGACTACCTATCGGCTTTTCAATGCGGAGGGGGACGGCATCCCCGGTGTCACCATCGATCATTACGACGGTTTTGCGGTAGTATCCTGGTACAGTGAAGGGATATTCCACTACCAAGCCGCCATCATTGCTGCCTTTCAAGCAATCTTTCCGGAAACGAAGGGGATTTATGAAAAATTCCGTTACCAACGGAAGGATGGCCTGATCAGCCGTTTTGTCACGGGCGAAGAAGCCCCCGTGCCTCTGATCGTCAAGGAGAACGGCATCAACTATGCGACGTATCTGGACGATGGGCTGATGACGGGCATTTTCCTGGATCAGCGCGAGGTGCGCGGCGCTCTGACGGAGCGGTATGCGGCAGGAAAGCGGGTGCTGAACACGTTCAGCTACACGGGTGCTTTCTCGGTGGCAGCAGCCATGGGCGGGGCGATCGAAACGACGAGTGTCGATGTCGCGAACCGCTCGTTGGAACGGACCAAGGAACAATTCGCCGTCAACAACCTGGACGGCGAGAAGCAGAAAATCTATGTCATGGATGTCTTCGATTTCATCCGCTACGCGATCCGCAAGGAATTGCAGTATGACGTGACCATCATCGACCCGCCGAGCTTTGCCCGCACCAAAAAGCGGACCTTCTCGGTCACGAAGGATTACACGCAGTTGTTGGAGGAACTGATTCAGATCACCGCACCGGATGGCACGCTGATCGTGTCCTCCAACGCCGCCAACTACAAGGAAAAGAACTTCAAACAGGATATCGCCCAAGCCTTCAAGAACAGCCATTGCGATTATCGCATCCTGGAAACGTTCCATCTGCCGGGTGATTTCGCTGTTCCGGCAGGCAGCCAAACCAGCGATTACCTGAAAGTCTTCATCATCAAAAAACTGGTGAAATAA
- a CDS encoding VanZ family protein, producing MIFLQGPYEWVAASLESSVNHFPLIQLVFNSVDKTILYYLIWLILRAAYLLDRHRKTGKKIPLYKEGLLHALFIYIVLLLQLTVFRNEETFWTVEYHQIDWSAIHWLPLVDTVKLFYGDSGFSAWYNSWGNVVWFIPLGYMGPYLFRKKCSFLKVTAIGFLFSGMIEFLQLIFQTGVTHIDDVLFNTLGTAIGYGIWASSKTHSSAERIIDYKGSKQ from the coding sequence ATGATATTTTTACAAGGGCCGTATGAGTGGGTGGCTGCTTCGTTGGAATCATCCGTCAACCATTTTCCGCTCATACAATTAGTTTTCAACAGCGTGGACAAGACCATTCTGTATTATTTGATTTGGCTGATCCTAAGGGCAGCCTATTTGCTGGATAGACATCGCAAGACGGGCAAAAAAATCCCCTTATATAAGGAAGGATTGCTGCATGCTTTGTTCATCTACATCGTTCTGCTGCTTCAACTGACCGTTTTTCGCAACGAAGAGACATTCTGGACTGTCGAGTATCATCAGATCGATTGGTCCGCGATCCACTGGCTGCCTTTGGTGGATACGGTCAAACTTTTTTATGGGGACTCGGGATTTTCGGCCTGGTATAATTCATGGGGGAACGTTGTCTGGTTTATCCCGCTTGGCTACATGGGTCCGTATCTTTTCAGGAAGAAATGCAGTTTTCTTAAAGTGACGGCAATCGGTTTTCTTTTTTCCGGCATGATCGAGTTCCTCCAGCTCATCTTTCAAACGGGCGTGACGCATATCGATGATGTCCTCTTCAATACCTTGGGTACGGCAATCGGCTACGGTATCTGGGCATCATCAAAAACACACAGCAGTGCAGAACGGATAATCGACTATAAAGGAAGTAAACAATGA
- a CDS encoding LTA synthase family protein, with amino-acid sequence MKQKFTEQLQTRFGFFLFAVVLFWLKTYFAYHTAFSLGVDGWFQQLILFINPLATTFLILGISLFVKDPKKGYRSLIALYMLNSILLFANIVYYREFTDFLTIKTIFGSANATKNLGSGVIAMMQPIDLFYWIDAFVLVYVYKKFVSKNRDERIFKKRWAFATIAASIALFAANLGLAEISRPQLLTRTFDRNYIVKYLGINVYTLYDGIKTAQANQVRASADSSDMATVLDYLGAHYAEPNETTFGQAEGKNVVYIHLESMQQFLIDFSLTDETGTTAEVTPFLNSLYHSDDSYSFSNIFHQTGQGKTSDAELMLDNSLFGLSQGSAFTQIGADNTFQSAPAILSETYGYTSAVFHGNVGSFWDRDNVYKSFDYDYFFDADSSYTLTDENSVEYGLKDKLFFQESAQYLEQLPQPFYAKFITVSNHFPFPADEMNSTFALDTGDETINGYFNTVHYADEALAEFFQYMKDAGLYDNTIFVLYGDHFGISSSRNQTLAPVIGADADLWDAYDNAMMQKIPFIIHNPGSGTGQISDVYGGQIDILPTVMHLLGVDTSAYVQLGQDLLSAQNEGIVVFRNGSIVTSDYTILGNAVYHTQTGTLAYQTEEVVQKVAEIRAQAELQLAISDQIINGDLLRFYTPDGFTPVDKSLHNYVDSPARLAEDIAELGNLNTSLYYTNNGVSSVPLYQTDAPEFPGNQVIAEENVTQEQPVAEEAPAEGQTEPVE; translated from the coding sequence TTGAAACAAAAATTTACTGAACAGTTGCAGACGCGATTCGGATTTTTCCTGTTCGCTGTCGTCCTTTTCTGGCTGAAGACCTATTTCGCTTACCACACGGCCTTCTCTTTAGGCGTGGACGGTTGGTTTCAACAACTGATTTTATTCATCAATCCGCTCGCCACGACTTTCTTGATTTTGGGGATCTCCCTTTTCGTGAAAGATCCAAAAAAAGGTTACAGAAGCCTGATTGCCCTGTATATGCTGAATTCGATCCTGTTGTTCGCCAACATCGTCTATTACCGCGAATTTACGGATTTCCTGACGATCAAAACTATTTTTGGTTCAGCCAACGCGACCAAAAATTTGGGTTCCGGCGTCATCGCCATGATGCAGCCGATCGACCTGTTCTATTGGATCGATGCTTTCGTGCTCGTCTATGTCTATAAGAAATTCGTCAGCAAGAACCGCGACGAACGCATCTTCAAGAAAAGATGGGCCTTTGCGACAATTGCCGCATCGATTGCCCTCTTCGCCGCTAACTTAGGCTTGGCTGAAATCAGCCGCCCGCAGTTGCTGACGAGAACTTTTGACCGTAACTATATCGTCAAATACTTGGGCATCAATGTCTATACGCTCTATGACGGAATCAAGACTGCACAAGCCAACCAAGTACGGGCAAGCGCGGACAGCTCGGATATGGCTACTGTCCTCGATTACTTGGGTGCGCATTACGCCGAACCCAACGAAACAACCTTCGGACAAGCAGAAGGCAAAAACGTCGTCTACATCCATTTGGAAAGTATGCAGCAGTTCCTGATTGATTTTTCACTGACTGATGAAACAGGTACAACTGCAGAAGTGACACCATTCCTGAACAGCTTGTATCACAGCGATGATTCCTACAGTTTCAGCAACATTTTCCACCAGACCGGACAAGGAAAAACCAGTGATGCTGAATTGATGCTGGATAATTCTTTGTTTGGGCTATCTCAAGGCTCAGCCTTCACACAGATTGGCGCCGACAACACATTCCAATCGGCTCCGGCCATTTTGAGCGAAACCTATGGCTACACATCAGCCGTTTTCCACGGCAATGTCGGCTCCTTCTGGGATCGCGACAATGTTTACAAATCGTTTGACTATGACTATTTCTTTGATGCCGACAGCAGCTACACACTGACCGATGAGAATTCAGTCGAGTACGGTCTGAAGGACAAATTGTTCTTCCAGGAATCGGCTCAGTACTTGGAGCAATTGCCACAGCCGTTCTACGCGAAATTCATTACCGTTTCGAATCACTTCCCTTTCCCAGCGGATGAGATGAACAGCACCTTCGCTTTGGATACCGGTGACGAAACGATTAACGGTTATTTTAATACTGTTCATTATGCCGACGAGGCATTGGCTGAATTCTTCCAATATATGAAAGATGCAGGCCTTTACGATAACACGATTTTCGTATTGTACGGCGACCATTTCGGAATTTCAAGTTCACGAAACCAAACATTGGCTCCCGTCATCGGAGCGGATGCAGATTTATGGGATGCCTATGATAACGCCATGATGCAAAAAATCCCGTTCATCATTCATAACCCTGGTTCCGGTACCGGCCAGATCAGCGACGTTTACGGCGGCCAGATCGATATCTTGCCCACTGTGATGCATCTTCTGGGTGTCGATACTTCAGCCTATGTCCAACTTGGACAGGATCTGTTGTCGGCGCAAAATGAGGGAATCGTTGTTTTCCGTAACGGAAGCATCGTGACGAGTGACTATACTATTCTAGGAAATGCTGTTTATCATACCCAAACAGGTACGCTTGCTTATCAGACCGAAGAAGTGGTCCAAAAAGTTGCTGAAATCCGAGCGCAAGCTGAGCTTCAGCTTGCCATCTCAGATCAGATCATCAACGGGGATTTGCTGCGTTTCTACACGCCTGATGGCTTCACCCCAGTCGATAAAAGCCTGCACAACTATGTGGATTCGCCTGCCAGATTGGCAGAGGACATCGCGGAATTGGGCAATCTGAACACTTCTTTGTACTACACGAACAACGGCGTTTCAAGCGTTCCGCTTTACCAGACGGATGCCCCTGAGTTCCCGGGCAACCAAGTCATTGCTGAAGAAAATGTAACGCAAGAGCAACCCGTTGCTGAGGAAGCCCCAGCAGAAGGACAGACAGAACCAGTTGAATAA
- a CDS encoding HAMP domain-containing sensor histidine kinase has translation MKYVYQQILAFFTLILITVSTTGILIIQYVTSNVYAEKEAQLYGYAESIIDQNMTIQQLESGSSLVSNQDVSFAIFDAEDQMVYPQATDLYTSGISSEDFERLSEGERISLTERDRGFLNEKKRFLTVYLPLFNATTAEFTGFIAVGSPVKGIEDEINEIEHNLLVAVLTSGGIAIVLSVGIANYLTRRIKRMRRATHEIASGNFDISLENHHKDEFDELSEDFNQMARSLKASNEEVERQENLRRQFMMDVAHEMRTPLTTINGILEGIQHHMIPEGSRERSMQLMQKETKRLIRLVNENLDYEKIRSNQIVLVKQEFSAKEALEHVAEQMRTKAQEKNDLIIVQVDAADRIYADYDRFIQIMVNLTQNAIQFTKKGTITLSSFRDGEQQIIQVKDTGIGIEKKDITSIWERFYKVDVSRKNTKFGESGIGLAVVQSLVMNHQGTVDVESDPGEGTTFTIALPTKAGLEENS, from the coding sequence ATGAAGTACGTTTATCAACAAATACTGGCTTTTTTCACCTTGATTCTGATAACCGTCAGTACGACCGGAATCCTGATCATCCAATACGTCACCAGCAATGTCTACGCCGAGAAAGAGGCGCAGCTTTACGGATATGCCGAATCGATCATCGATCAGAACATGACGATCCAGCAACTGGAAAGCGGATCTTCATTAGTGTCCAACCAGGATGTTTCGTTCGCCATCTTTGATGCCGAAGACCAAATGGTTTATCCGCAAGCGACGGATCTGTATACGAGCGGAATCAGTTCGGAGGATTTTGAAAGGCTCTCGGAAGGGGAGCGGATTTCCTTGACGGAGCGGGATCGTGGCTTCCTGAACGAAAAGAAGCGCTTCTTGACGGTTTATCTTCCGCTGTTTAATGCGACTACAGCCGAGTTCACAGGCTTCATAGCGGTCGGCTCGCCGGTGAAAGGGATCGAGGATGAAATCAATGAGATTGAACACAACTTGCTTGTGGCTGTGCTGACTTCCGGAGGGATTGCGATCGTCTTGAGTGTCGGGATCGCCAATTACCTGACAAGACGCATCAAACGCATGCGCAGGGCAACACATGAGATTGCGTCAGGTAATTTCGACATTTCGCTGGAGAATCATCACAAAGATGAATTTGATGAGCTTTCAGAGGATTTCAACCAAATGGCAAGGTCTTTGAAAGCCTCCAACGAGGAAGTCGAACGCCAAGAGAACTTGAGGCGCCAGTTCATGATGGATGTGGCCCATGAGATGCGCACGCCACTCACGACGATCAACGGCATCCTGGAAGGGATCCAGCACCACATGATTCCCGAAGGAAGCCGGGAACGGAGCATGCAGCTGATGCAGAAAGAAACCAAAAGGCTGATCCGACTGGTGAACGAAAACCTGGATTATGAAAAGATCCGCTCCAATCAGATCGTTCTAGTGAAGCAGGAATTTTCCGCCAAGGAAGCATTGGAGCATGTGGCGGAGCAGATGCGAACAAAAGCGCAGGAGAAAAATGACTTGATCATCGTCCAAGTGGATGCCGCGGACCGGATCTACGCGGACTATGACCGTTTTATCCAGATCATGGTCAATCTCACCCAAAACGCTATCCAGTTCACGAAAAAAGGCACCATCACCTTATCATCGTTCCGGGATGGCGAGCAGCAAATCATCCAGGTCAAGGACACGGGCATCGGCATCGAGAAGAAGGATATCACGAGCATCTGGGAGAGATTCTATAAGGTGGATGTTTCCAGAAAGAATACAAAATTCGGTGAGTCCGGAATCGGATTGGCGGTAGTGCAATCCTTAGTGATGAACCATCAAGGGACTGTCGACGTGGAGAGCGATCCAGGCGAGGGAACAACCTTCACGATAGCTTTGCCCACCAAAGCAGGATTAGAAGAAAACAGTTAA
- a CDS encoding response regulator transcription factor has product MEILMIEDNEAVCEMMAMFFENEGWQAVFEHDGKEGLEAFAAADRKWDMIILDLNLPSMDGMQVCREIRKISQFVPIIMLTARDSESDQVIGLEIGADEYVTKPFSPLTLIARIKAMHRRAKVDHAQARATDDFDVLTDHVKISTITREAYLDGKQIESLTPKEFELFALLAEHPKQVFSREHLLTRIWEDPYYGDERTIDAHIKKLRQKIEAVGPQVIQTVWGVGYKFDDSGVEDK; this is encoded by the coding sequence ATGGAAATTTTGATGATAGAAGACAATGAAGCCGTCTGCGAAATGATGGCGATGTTTTTCGAGAATGAGGGCTGGCAAGCTGTATTCGAACATGATGGAAAAGAGGGGCTGGAGGCGTTCGCGGCAGCAGACAGAAAATGGGATATGATCATCCTCGATCTGAATCTGCCGAGCATGGATGGGATGCAGGTCTGCCGTGAAATAAGGAAAATTTCCCAGTTTGTACCGATCATCATGCTGACGGCGCGCGATTCTGAAAGCGACCAGGTCATCGGTCTGGAAATCGGGGCGGATGAATACGTCACGAAGCCGTTCAGCCCGTTGACCTTGATAGCCCGCATCAAAGCGATGCACCGCCGCGCTAAGGTCGATCACGCGCAGGCGCGGGCTACAGATGATTTCGATGTGCTCACTGATCACGTCAAAATCAGCACGATCACGCGCGAAGCCTACCTTGACGGGAAACAGATCGAAAGCTTGACTCCGAAAGAATTCGAACTGTTCGCCTTGCTGGCCGAACACCCGAAACAAGTATTTTCGAGGGAACATCTGTTGACCCGGATCTGGGAAGACCCTTACTACGGGGATGAGCGCACAATCGATGCCCACATCAAGAAGTTGCGGCAAAAAATAGAAGCGGTCGGACCGCAAGTGATCCAAACGGTTTGGGGAGTCGGCTACAAATTCGACGACAGCGGAGTAGAGGATAAATGA
- a CDS encoding single-stranded DNA-binding protein translates to MNQVSLIGRLVRPIQVQQVNGERQVCNNTLAVQRLRKADEGQPQADFIPVVFWGATANLVEQYCAKGNQIGVNGHLVSRSYVNKQEQHVYVIELVVEELYFVEAKREQEAV, encoded by the coding sequence ATGAATCAAGTATCATTGATCGGGCGACTGGTGCGGCCCATCCAAGTGCAACAGGTGAACGGCGAAAGGCAAGTCTGCAACAATACACTGGCGGTGCAGCGTCTCAGGAAAGCGGATGAAGGCCAACCGCAGGCGGATTTCATACCTGTCGTTTTTTGGGGAGCAACCGCAAATCTGGTCGAACAGTATTGCGCCAAAGGCAACCAGATCGGCGTCAACGGCCATTTGGTTTCGCGTTCCTATGTCAATAAGCAAGAGCAGCACGTCTATGTCATCGAATTGGTCGTGGAAGAATTGTATTTTGTCGAAGCGAAAAGAGAACAGGAAGCGGTCTGA
- the whiA gene encoding DNA-binding protein WhiA codes for MSFASEVKKELTTLEVHREHAKAELTALIRMSGSVSIYNQAFVLNVQTENAAIARRMYVLLKDHYSFESELLVRRKMKLKKNNVYIVRLKQGVRELLSDLNIFDGLSFKTQVSEDIMNNNQKERSYLRGAFMAGGSVNSPETSRYHLEIYSNYEDHNQDICDMMNHFDLNARTIERRNGFITYLKEAEKIADFLALIGAHNAMMKFEDVRIIRDMRNSVNRLVNCENANMNKTIDAAAKQVANIEFIEATVGLEKLPEKLKEIAVIRLENPDISLKELGEMIPSGAISKSGINHRLRKINDFADSLRMGKAIR; via the coding sequence ATGTCTTTTGCATCTGAAGTAAAAAAAGAATTGACGACCTTGGAAGTGCACCGCGAGCATGCGAAAGCCGAATTGACCGCGTTGATCCGGATGAGCGGATCGGTCAGTATCTATAATCAGGCCTTTGTGCTGAACGTCCAGACGGAAAATGCGGCAATCGCCAGACGGATGTATGTTCTCCTGAAGGATCACTATTCATTCGAAAGCGAATTGCTGGTCCGCCGGAAAATGAAGCTGAAGAAAAATAACGTCTATATTGTGCGCCTGAAGCAAGGCGTCCGGGAGCTTTTGAGCGACCTGAACATTTTCGATGGGCTGTCCTTCAAAACGCAGGTCTCCGAAGATATCATGAACAATAACCAGAAGGAACGCTCCTACCTGCGCGGTGCCTTCATGGCCGGGGGGTCGGTGAACAGCCCGGAAACGAGCCGTTATCATTTGGAAATCTATTCTAATTATGAAGACCACAATCAGGACATCTGCGATATGATGAATCATTTCGATCTGAATGCGCGGACGATCGAGCGCCGCAACGGCTTCATCACGTATCTGAAGGAAGCCGAGAAGATCGCCGATTTTCTGGCGTTGATCGGTGCCCACAATGCGATGATGAAATTCGAGGACGTCCGGATCATCCGTGACATGCGCAATTCCGTCAATCGTCTGGTGAATTGCGAGAACGCCAACATGAACAAGACGATCGATGCGGCCGCAAAGCAAGTCGCCAACATCGAATTCATCGAGGCGACAGTAGGTCTGGAAAAATTGCCGGAAAAGCTGAAGGAAATCGCCGTGATCCGCTTGGAGAATCCCGACATCAGCCTTAAAGAACTCGGCGAAATGATACCGAGCGGAGCCATCTCAAAATCCGGAATCAATCACCGTTTGCGGAAAATCAACGATTTTGCGGACTCGCTGCGGATGGGGAAAGCCATCCGTTGA
- a CDS encoding YvcK family protein, with product MSQNPSRTKKIVVIGGGTGLPVILQELKNHNTDITAIVTVADDGGSSGIIRDHVNIVPPGDIRNCMIALSDMPKLEKDIFQYRFHSKDSFFSGHAIGNLIIVALTEMKGSIFDAIRLLSVMMGVKGKIYAAADEPLSLYAEFKDGTVIKGESKIAKGRKKIERVYVKPLDETREAVASRHVINSILEADMVVIGPGSLYTSILPNLMIHDLGQAVIGTKAEKVYICNIMTQLGETEGFTDAEHIKVLHDHLKAKFIDTVLVNTEKVPDEYLNQQADEEYLLQVRHDFKGLREENCRVISADFLDMKNGGVYHDGKKVVSELINLISNIKTIC from the coding sequence ATGAGTCAAAATCCGAGCAGAACGAAGAAAATCGTCGTAATCGGCGGCGGAACGGGCCTGCCGGTCATTCTGCAAGAACTGAAGAATCACAATACAGACATCACAGCTATTGTCACAGTCGCGGATGACGGCGGCAGCAGCGGCATCATCCGTGACCACGTCAATATTGTGCCTCCCGGGGATATCCGCAACTGTATGATCGCGCTCTCCGATATGCCGAAACTGGAAAAGGATATTTTCCAGTACCGTTTCCATTCGAAGGATTCCTTCTTTTCCGGGCACGCCATCGGCAACCTCATCATTGTGGCCCTGACTGAAATGAAAGGGAGCATTTTCGATGCCATTCGTTTGTTGTCCGTCATGATGGGCGTCAAAGGCAAAATCTATGCCGCAGCTGACGAGCCGCTCTCACTCTATGCAGAGTTCAAGGATGGCACGGTCATCAAGGGCGAATCGAAAATCGCAAAAGGCCGCAAAAAAATCGAACGCGTGTATGTCAAACCATTGGATGAGACAAGGGAGGCCGTCGCTTCCCGTCACGTCATCAACAGTATCCTGGAGGCGGATATGGTCGTTATCGGACCGGGAAGTCTGTATACGAGCATTTTGCCTAACCTGATGATCCACGACCTCGGCCAAGCGGTCATCGGTACCAAAGCCGAGAAAGTCTATATCTGCAACATCATGACGCAATTGGGCGAAACAGAGGGCTTCACTGATGCTGAGCATATCAAGGTATTGCATGATCATCTGAAAGCGAAATTCATCGACACCGTCCTGGTGAACACTGAAAAAGTTCCGGATGAATACCTCAATCAGCAAGCTGACGAAGAATATTTGCTGCAGGTCCGCCATGACTTCAAAGGATTGCGCGAAGAAAACTGCCGGGTCATTTCTGCCGATTTTCTGGATATGAAGAACGGCGGCGTATACCACGACGGCAAAAAAGTCGTTTCGGAACTGATCAATCTCATTTCCAATATCAAAACTATCTGTTGA
- the rapZ gene encoding RNase adapter RapZ, with amino-acid sequence MADTLELVVITGMSGAGKTVALQTFEDLGYFCIDNMPPSLLPKFWELVKESGKISRICLVIDLRSRAFFDEIMSAVDSLDNTSFITTKVIFLDSKDDVLVSRYKETRRSHPLTQSGGTVLEGIRKERELLEDIRNRSQLVIDTSETTPRQLRERLLDTFKVDDKDVFHVEVVSFGFKYGLPIDADIVMDVRFLPNPHYVDELRPLTGLDKPVYDYVMKQPETEIFYKKFIDLLEYIIPGYKKEGKTSVNIAIGCTGGQHRSVALAERTSLQLKSAGYQVNTTHRDRNKRKETVNRS; translated from the coding sequence ATGGCGGACACTCTCGAATTGGTAGTCATAACGGGGATGAGCGGTGCCGGAAAAACGGTAGCGTTGCAGACATTTGAAGATTTAGGCTATTTCTGTATAGATAATATGCCCCCAAGTTTGTTACCAAAATTTTGGGAGCTTGTAAAGGAATCGGGTAAAATAAGCAGAATCTGCTTAGTGATCGATCTGCGCTCCCGTGCTTTCTTTGACGAAATCATGTCTGCTGTGGACAGTTTGGACAATACTTCTTTCATCACGACCAAAGTCATCTTCCTCGATTCGAAAGATGATGTGCTGGTTTCCCGATACAAAGAAACAAGAAGAAGTCATCCCCTGACCCAATCAGGCGGAACGGTGCTGGAAGGAATCCGCAAAGAGCGGGAATTGCTTGAAGATATCCGCAACCGTTCGCAGTTGGTCATCGATACGAGCGAGACAACACCGCGACAGTTAAGGGAACGCCTTCTCGATACTTTCAAAGTCGACGATAAGGATGTTTTTCATGTCGAAGTCGTCTCTTTCGGTTTCAAATACGGGTTGCCGATCGATGCTGACATCGTCATGGATGTCCGCTTTTTGCCCAACCCGCATTACGTAGATGAACTGCGTCCGTTGACGGGGCTGGATAAGCCAGTCTATGATTATGTCATGAAGCAACCGGAGACGGAAATCTTTTACAAGAAATTCATCGATTTGCTGGAATACATCATTCCTGGTTATAAGAAAGAAGGCAAGACCAGCGTAAATATCGCCATCGGCTGCACAGGCGGGCAACACCGCTCGGTTGCTTTGGCGGAACGGACAAGCCTGCAATTGAAGAGCGCTGGCTATCAAGTGAATACGACCCACCGTGATCGGAATAAACGCAAAGAGACGGTGAATCGGTCATGA